From the Cucumis sativus cultivar 9930 chromosome 5, Cucumber_9930_V3, whole genome shotgun sequence genome, the window CTACAGCATAAGTCAAGGAAAGAATTCTTAAATCATTTATACCTGATCCCCAGCTGCAGATTTAGCATGAGCTCATAGTTCTTGTGTCCCTTTGATATTGTAATGCCCTGTCTCTTTGCTGGCTGAAATCTCAAATTTGATTGCCTTTTCCCTTTGCTGTCTAAATCTTGGAGCTGATGAGTTCCTATCCCATTTCTAGAACTCGCTTCGTTTGAACCATCATTCAATGATTCAAAACTAGAATTGCTGACTTTGCCATCAACCGATGTTCTTCTCAGTCTCCTATTCCCATCATTGCCtttctttgaaattgtttGCTTTTGCGGAGAGTCAAGGTCGAGCCCGGACCAACTTATCATCTTCTGAGAGGGATAGATCAAAATCCTTTCCCCTGAACAAAGTacaaaatcattcaaatacTCAGCAAAAATCTCCTGAGGATCGGAGCTCATTTCAGTCTCAGAAGAATCAGATGGATAAAAAGTTCCAGTCTGCTCTGTAGGATCCTTACTCCAAACACCAACATAACAACTCCCATCAGCCCATCTAAAAGTTCCATTACCTTTAGGCAGCCCATCTTCCCAACAGCCATCATACCGATTCCCATTGTTCCAAATCATAGTCCCATTGCCATTGATCTTCCCATTCTTCCACTGTCCAATGTAATGATTCTCATTCTTCCATTGATATCTCCCCTGTCCATCCTGAAACCCTCTACGCCATTCGCCCTCATAATAATCCCCATTGGCATAGTTTTGTGTGCCTTGTCCATGTTTCAAATTCATGACCCAACAACCCCTATAGGTATCCCCGGAAGAACCAGTGTAAGTACCTTTGCCATCCATGTAGCCGCTTTTGAAATCACCTTCATAAGTGGCCCCAGAAGGCCAGCTGAATTTGCCCTTCCCTAAGGTCTTCCCCTTGTACCATTCACCAACATACATACAACCATCGGTCCAAAGGTACTTTCCATGGCCATGGGGCATGTTGTCCATCCATTGCCCTGTGTAGAAATCGCCATTGGGGATCGCTTTCTCCGCATGATGGAGCTCACCGGGGCCAGGCTCGTCGTCGGCAGGGGCAACGGACATTGCTGCAAATATGCTATTAGCCCTCTTCTTCGCTGAGTGTTGTGTTTTTCTCACAGTTGCTTCCCAAGCCTTGACGATTCCAGCGTATTCCTTGTACATTATCACTCTGAAACGCCTCTACCTTTACCCCTTTGTCGCACTATCGATGTATTTTCTACTCTTTATGTCTTTTCTTCCCTCCCTTCCTCACTCCCTTCCCCCATTTTCACCAGAATTAGAGAAAACCCAGATCAGAAAAAATCGGTGTAATCGAATTCTTGGCCTGGGTAGCAATGGCAGAATCTTGAAAAGCAGGAAAAGAGGGAAATGGGGGCAACGAAATCCCGTGTTTCTGTAACAGAAACTCGGAAAGAGAGAGCAATGGAAGGAATCAGACGAAGAGgaaatacacacacacaaaaaaaaaaaaaaaaaaaaaaaaaaattgggctttgtttttatgtaaaatgagaaaagggcaacgaaaaaaagaaaatcaaatacGATGGGGTGTAGTTTAGAGGTTGTATGATGATTTAGTGAAATGGGTACCATTCAGATTATGGAAAatcaaaagagagaagaaaaatcaaaataataaaaggataaacaaagaaaggaaGCTGTTTTGATTGATGAGGAAAGCAAAAGGTTGTTGGTACCAATGACTaagctttttttctttgtttctgtaattatttttttattattcttttttctttttctttttttatttattatttttactttctttaaaaataaaaaattaataataaaatttaaaaatagtttccACCAATAAATTAAACCAACCCCCATTTCAATCCTTTCCCGAATTTGGTTCctaaaacaactaattaacCAAACATTTGGAGGGAGGAGAGAGGCGATGaccattttatgtttttctgtttcttttttactttttttctcactAAATTTGTTCATTTGGATACACACCAATCATTTTTCCACTATATATTCTCATTGctatctaaaattttcaaccataCCCATTCTGTTTTGTCTTCTCtgttaattttgatttcattcaTAGAAGCATTGTTACTGTTTTAACTTTTGCTCCTGTAATTATTGAACAACCAAGATTCTTCCCGTTTAAATTGGACTTTGGTGAAATTAAAGTAAACCCATTTATGCGCAATGTGTATTGTAATAATGGTAAGTGTTATacaaaattgtatatttttgaTACAACTAGTCCCTAAAAATCGTGATTCTGTGAATAAGATTATGTCAACAAAGGAATTTGGAATTGGatttaataaactaaagaaGTAGTTTAGAGAGACGTGGTGGCTACTTTGTAAATGGAAATGAGGTCAAAGCCCAAAAGGCCCACTCCACTTCTCCCAATAAAATGGGGGAAAAGAAGGTGGGTCCAAATTAGTTTGAGTTTAGGGCTTAGTGGGTTTAAAAGTTGACACTTGtccttttcttattcttatgAACCAAAAGTTACTCATCATCATCAATTACCATGATGATGGTGATGATGGTGATGATGGTGATGGATCATACATCTccaaatattatatcaaaaaacaaaactccaTTCTTTTCCCAAATCTAACTTACACATCATCCTTGCCTTTTCTCCTAATTCaccttccatttttgttttatttcactactcttttcctttccttctcaTTCATccttattcatttttcaaaccattaCTTTCCTGTTCTTCAcaattcaaatatatgtttctttcttttcttttcttcacttttctaaataggttgccaattattttattacccAACCCCAACCCTCATTGGTGAATGAAAATACATCTTAAGAactcaataaatatatttgtgtattttattATGTACAATTGACCCTCTCGTTATTTATAGAAACTTATAGTTGacaaatagataaataatttaaacaacaaCAGTTCctctttaaaatttgatttcaacctcctaaattatcaaaatttgtttaggTAAGTGAAGTAAGAAGcatgaaattatgaaattagaaaaaatatatatatatatatatattctatggTATACATAAAAAGTTTACAACTTCAATCGGTTTTCCACATTACCACttgttgaaaaacaaaaaacccacaaaataacattaaaaaaatgaacccAAAAAGACATAAAGTGATTATCTAcagtatttaaataaataaaaaggagaaTTCAAGATGGGGTTTGAAAAAGTGTTCGAGATAAGCTTTTGACTAAGAgagtttatttaaaagaaaaaaaaccactaCAATGTGTCTACCCACATATAATTGCTATTATACACATAGatagagaatatatatatgtgtgtatgtgtgtgtgtgtgactTTACTTCTACATCATTATTTAccacaaatt encodes:
- the LOC101220755 gene encoding phosphatidylinositol 4-phosphate 5-kinase 6: MYKEYAGIVKAWEATVRKTQHSAKKRANSIFAAMSVAPADDEPGPGELHHAEKAIPNGDFYTGQWMDNMPHGHGKYLWTDGCMYVGEWYKGKTLGKGKFSWPSGATYEGDFKSGYMDGKGTYTGSSGDTYRGCWVMNLKHGQGTQNYANGDYYEGEWRRGFQDGQGRYQWKNENHYIGQWKNGKINGNGTMIWNNGNRYDGCWEDGLPKGNGTFRWADGSCYVGVWSKDPTEQTGTFYPSDSSETEMSSDPQEIFAEYLNDFVLCSGERILIYPSQKMISWSGLDLDSPQKQTISKKGNDGNRRLRRTSVDGKVSNSSFESLNDGSNEASSRNGIGTHQLQDLDSKGKRQSNLRFQPAKRQGITISKGHKNYELMLNLQLGIRHSVGRPAPATSLDLKSSAFDPKEKVWTKFPPEGSKYTPPHQSSDFRWKDYCPVVFRTLRKLFKVDPADYMLSICGNDALRELSSPGKSGSFFYLTHDDRYMIKTMRKAEVKVLLRMLPAYYKHVRSFENTLVTKFYGLHCVRLTGTSQKKVRFVIMGNLFCSEYTIHRRFDLKGSSHGRITDKPEAEIDGTTTLKDLDLNYIFRLQKIWFQEFCRQVDKDCDFLEQERIMDYSLLVGLHFQETSYREVSTPGSHHSGSNPDYEADGQLRADKEQDSARWASISLGINLPARAERTVRQGEPEAQLVGEPTGELYDVIIFFGIIDILQDYDISKKLEHAYKSFQYDPSSISAVDPKQYSKRFRDFIFRIFVEDT